The proteins below come from a single Terriglobales bacterium genomic window:
- a CDS encoding lysozyme inhibitor LprI family protein, whose product MPNADCSLLNRSCRKFQIHSQRIGEAVGQIHQAHQKIEFNNLAIVEVRFEDGDVAVIDIVRRARKFFGKDQCGFFFFGKRRRRWIFEGFPIVGCKAGSLRRSEVVLQSIVALVDHGNADVDQLVQPALHVAANAGIEGEKVLKYVRAVGQGFLYATRLAFQNSVVNFFYFRWCLVGFDVADAGHDVSSSESKIRCRYNKTYGALHLGFLECIRSLFPDQVEVLTQWVTQMRVLLTIALLCLAQLSIAAAKKPRKITENELWKEIVKTSGCESLGAYIQNVIYYDFTGDGEDEAVVDAGTCNTGTAGPDVHSVFSRNSKGHLIELKIAEIDPKNYDALFGNRNLRLSVQQGLLVETFYDGTSRKKPLVVKYKWNGKKFLPVSIQKSPRYKTSYDCDKAQQEVERATCYDPALAKLDVELNRVYQSLLKKLSPAEKEDLRAEERKWLADRDKRCTLYKDPTVPQECYESRIDELEKRLPLMK is encoded by the coding sequence ATGCCGAATGCTGACTGCTCGCTACTCAATCGGAGTTGCCGGAAATTCCAGATCCATTCCCAACGGATCGGTGAAGCGGTTGGTCAGATTCACCAGGCCCACCAGAAGATCGAGTTCAACAATCTCGCCATCGTTGAAGTTCGGTTTGAGGACGGCGATGTCGCTGTCATTGATATCGTACGGCGTGCGCGTAAGTTTTTCGGCAAAGACCAGTGCGGCTTTTTCTTTTTCGGTAAAAGAAGACGGCGCTGGATTTTTGAGGGCTTTCCAATCGTCGGGTGTAAGGCCGGCTCGCTTCGACGAAGCGAGGTGGTGCTGCAGTCAATAGTGGCACTGGTTGATCATGGAAACGCGGATGTAGACCAGCTCGTACAGCCGGCGCTCCATGTGGCGGCCAACGCTGGAATAGAAGGCGAGAAAGTTCTTAAGTATGTCCGGGCGGTGGGCCAGGGCTTTTTGTATGCTACCCGGCTTGCCTTTCAGAACAGTGTCGTAAATTTCTTTTACTTCAGGTGGTGCCTGGTCGGGTTCGACGTAGCTGATGCGGGCCATGATGTCTCCAGTTCAGAATCAAAGATCAGGTGTCGCTATAATAAAACCTACGGCGCGCTTCACCTTGGTTTTCTCGAGTGTATCAGGAGCTTATTTCCTGACCAGGTTGAAGTGTTAACACAATGGGTGACACAAATGCGTGTTCTACTAACCATTGCCTTGTTGTGCCTGGCACAGCTATCCATCGCAGCGGCAAAGAAGCCGCGGAAAATCACAGAAAATGAATTGTGGAAAGAAATTGTAAAGACGAGCGGCTGCGAGTCGCTGGGAGCCTATATTCAGAATGTAATCTACTACGATTTTACCGGAGATGGCGAGGACGAAGCAGTTGTTGATGCCGGCACTTGCAATACCGGAACTGCCGGTCCTGATGTCCACTCAGTCTTCTCGCGAAACTCGAAGGGGCATCTGATTGAGCTAAAGATTGCTGAGATTGATCCAAAGAACTATGATGCGTTGTTTGGTAACCGAAACTTGAGATTGAGCGTCCAGCAAGGATTGCTGGTGGAAACCTTTTACGACGGGACCAGCCGGAAAAAGCCCCTGGTGGTTAAGTATAAGTGGAACGGCAAGAAGTTCCTTCCGGTATCGATTCAGAAGAGCCCGCGCTACAAAACGAGCTACGATTGCGACAAAGCGCAACAGGAAGTCGAACGGGCCACATGTTACGACCCCGCACTGGCAAAACTGGATGTGGAACTAAACAGGGTTTATCAATCGCTTCTCAAGAAATTATCACCTGCCGAAAAGGAAGACCTGCGAGCCGAGGAGCGAAAGTGGCTGGCGGACCGAGACAAGCGCTGCACGCTTTACAAAGACCCAACCGTGCCACAAGAGTGTTATGAGTCTAGAATCGATGAACTTGAAAAACGATTACCGCTCATGAAATAA
- a CDS encoding GNAT family protein — MMKAVGTESIALSGRHIRLEPLDHRHVAGLASASADDPSLYQWSPVPQGKVEATSYINTALAWQDAGSAVPFAIVRADDGVVIGSTRFWNLERWSWPPGHPSHGRSTPDACEIGYTWLTRSAIRSAVNTEAKLLMLTYAFETWQVLRVCFHTDARNQRSRAALERIGGKFEGILRAHRMAADYIARDSVRYSIVAAEWPDVKRRLNHLLDQI; from the coding sequence ATGATGAAAGCTGTGGGAACAGAAAGTATTGCGCTGTCAGGCAGGCACATTCGTCTCGAACCGCTGGACCACCGCCACGTCGCGGGCTTAGCCTCGGCCTCGGCAGATGATCCCTCCCTCTACCAGTGGAGTCCCGTCCCGCAGGGCAAGGTCGAGGCTACCAGCTACATCAACACCGCCCTGGCCTGGCAGGACGCCGGCAGCGCGGTGCCGTTCGCGATTGTCCGCGCGGATGACGGGGTCGTTATCGGGTCTACACGCTTCTGGAACCTGGAGCGATGGTCATGGCCGCCGGGCCACCCGTCGCATGGCCGCAGCACGCCCGACGCCTGTGAGATCGGCTACACGTGGCTGACCCGCTCGGCAATCCGGAGTGCGGTCAACACCGAGGCCAAGCTGCTCATGCTGACCTATGCCTTTGAAACGTGGCAGGTGCTGCGTGTCTGCTTTCACACCGACGCGCGTAACCAGCGTTCCCGCGCTGCGCTGGAACGCATCGGCGGGAAGTTCGAAGGGATTCTCCGGGCCCATCGAATGGCTGCTGACTACATCGCTCGCGACTCGGTGCGTTATTCGATCGTGGCGGCGGAGTGGCCAGATGTGAAGCGACGGCTGAATCACCTCTTGGATCAAATCTGA
- a CDS encoding M13 family metallopeptidase has translation MLKAFGFYSLLTLMLISSAVAQKPSTQKLVLPYSPSLDVKSMDKSADPCVDFYQYSCGGWKKNNPIPPDQVSWSVYGKLYQDNLNFLRGILEQASSSSTTGKAPAGAANQKIGNFYAACVDEAAVEKRGLAPLQPDLDAIARVKSAHDLAPLVAKLQMTLGGGILFNSGSRQDPDDSDQQIAALNQGGLGLPDRDYYIKDDAKSKETRERYLQHVQKIFELLGDSPEAAGKNAQTVMQIETSLARASMTRVERRDPYKQKNKIKLADLEQLTPNFDWKSYIRELKLPAFEIINVVPPAFFKEVNARLAAEPLENWKTYLRFHLANGYAPYLPSAFVQENFEFYSKYLRGAKELQPRWRRCVQFTDRDLGEALGQAYVAQVFSPELKKSTQDMVKLIEDAMEQRIQSLDWMSAETKQQALAKLHSIRNKVGYPDKWRDYSSVAITRNDFLGDVERALAFENRRDYNKIGQPVDRTEWGMTPPTVNAYYSSQMNDINFPAGVLQPPLYDAKIDDAPNYGNTGGTIGHELTHGFDDEGSKFDAKGNLKDWWSKDDRQKFDERTKCVSDQYAQYVVVDDIHINSKLTLGEDVADLGGEILGYIAWKAATKGKDLAPVEDLTPDQRFFVGFAQWACANERPENLRVNALTDPHSPPEYRINGVVVNMPEFSQAFSCKKDQPMVKPPDKVCKVW, from the coding sequence ATGCTGAAAGCGTTTGGTTTCTACTCTCTTCTTACATTGATGTTGATCTCTTCCGCGGTTGCGCAGAAGCCTTCCACTCAAAAACTGGTGTTGCCCTACTCGCCCAGCCTGGATGTTAAATCCATGGACAAGTCGGCCGACCCTTGCGTGGATTTTTATCAGTACTCCTGCGGTGGGTGGAAAAAGAATAATCCCATTCCGCCTGACCAGGTATCGTGGAGCGTTTACGGCAAGCTCTATCAGGACAACCTGAACTTTCTGCGCGGTATTCTGGAGCAGGCGTCATCGAGTTCAACGACGGGCAAAGCGCCGGCCGGTGCTGCTAACCAGAAGATCGGCAATTTCTATGCCGCCTGCGTGGATGAAGCCGCCGTCGAGAAGCGCGGACTGGCTCCGCTGCAGCCCGACCTCGATGCCATTGCCCGGGTAAAGTCCGCGCACGATCTGGCCCCGCTCGTGGCAAAGCTGCAGATGACCCTCGGCGGAGGCATTCTGTTTAACAGTGGATCACGCCAAGACCCCGACGACTCCGACCAGCAAATCGCCGCTCTCAACCAGGGCGGACTCGGCCTGCCCGACCGTGACTATTACATTAAAGACGACGCCAAGTCGAAAGAGACGCGCGAGCGTTACCTGCAACACGTGCAGAAGATCTTCGAGCTGCTGGGCGATAGCCCCGAGGCGGCCGGCAAGAACGCCCAAACCGTCATGCAGATCGAGACTTCGCTCGCCCGCGCTTCCATGACGCGGGTTGAGCGCCGCGATCCTTATAAGCAGAAGAACAAAATCAAGCTCGCCGATCTCGAGCAGCTCACGCCCAACTTCGACTGGAAGTCTTACATCCGCGAGTTGAAGCTGCCGGCGTTTGAAATTATCAACGTCGTGCCTCCGGCATTCTTCAAAGAGGTCAACGCCCGGCTCGCCGCCGAGCCCCTGGAGAACTGGAAGACCTACCTGCGCTTCCATCTCGCCAACGGATACGCTCCTTATCTCCCCTCGGCCTTCGTGCAAGAGAACTTCGAGTTCTACTCCAAATATCTGCGCGGGGCGAAGGAGCTGCAGCCGCGCTGGCGGCGCTGCGTGCAGTTCACCGACCGCGATCTCGGCGAAGCCCTTGGCCAGGCCTATGTCGCCCAGGTTTTTTCACCGGAGCTGAAGAAAAGCACGCAGGATATGGTGAAGCTCATCGAAGACGCCATGGAGCAGCGCATCCAGTCGCTCGACTGGATGAGCGCCGAAACCAAGCAGCAGGCCCTGGCCAAGCTGCACAGCATCCGCAACAAAGTCGGATATCCCGACAAGTGGCGCGACTACAGCTCGGTCGCGATCACGCGCAATGATTTTCTCGGCGACGTCGAGCGCGCCCTGGCCTTCGAAAACCGGCGCGACTACAACAAGATCGGCCAGCCCGTGGACCGCACCGAGTGGGGTATGACCCCGCCCACCGTCAACGCCTACTACAGCTCGCAAATGAACGATATCAATTTCCCCGCGGGCGTGCTGCAGCCTCCGCTCTACGACGCCAAAATTGACGACGCTCCCAATTACGGAAACACCGGGGGAACGATTGGCCACGAGCTGACCCACGGCTTCGACGACGAAGGAAGCAAGTTCGACGCCAAGGGCAACCTGAAAGACTGGTGGAGCAAAGATGATCGCCAGAAATTCGACGAGCGCACCAAGTGCGTCTCTGACCAGTATGCGCAATACGTGGTGGTTGATGATATCCACATCAACAGCAAGCTGACGCTGGGTGAAGACGTGGCCGACCTAGGCGGGGAAATTTTGGGCTACATCGCCTGGAAGGCCGCCACCAAAGGCAAGGACTTAGCGCCGGTAGAAGACCTCACTCCTGACCAGCGCTTCTTCGTGGGTTTCGCACAGTGGGCGTGTGCCAATGAGCGTCCGGAGAATTTGCGGGTGAACGCTTTGACCGACCCGCACTCGCCGCCCGAGTACCGCATCAACGGCGTGGTAGTCAACATGCCGGAGTTCTCGCAAGCGTTCTCGTGTAAAAAGGATCAGCCCATGGTGAAACCGCCAGATAAAGTTTGTAAGGTCTGGTAG
- a CDS encoding C4-type zinc ribbon domain-containing protein, which yields MHPELERLKSLQDVDREIQRLNDEIATLPRRVAEIETKLVSVKAQIEQEKNKIKQNDAAKRGFESEIQSLQQKISKYREQSLDVKTNEQYKALLHEVEFAEKQIRDHEEKILVAMVEAESHDKNLKSAEAELKTQSALIEKEKIEARARTEQDEKALAEWQTKRQELRSGVTAQVLEHYDRILPVRKTALAEAIGQKCSGCNVMLRPQKYDEIRSNAQIITCDSCSRFLFYDPSHEPPPPPVKPVRKRKAKSEPTDKPGEEAAIEADQAPASP from the coding sequence ATGCATCCTGAGCTGGAAAGACTGAAGTCGCTGCAGGACGTTGATCGTGAGATCCAGCGCCTCAATGACGAAATAGCCACCCTGCCGCGCCGGGTGGCTGAAATTGAAACCAAGTTGGTCAGCGTCAAAGCCCAGATCGAGCAGGAAAAAAACAAAATCAAGCAGAACGATGCAGCCAAGCGCGGGTTCGAATCAGAAATCCAGTCGCTGCAGCAAAAAATCTCCAAGTATCGTGAGCAGTCGCTGGATGTAAAAACCAACGAGCAATATAAGGCGCTGCTGCACGAAGTCGAGTTTGCCGAGAAACAGATTCGTGACCATGAAGAAAAAATCCTGGTTGCGATGGTCGAGGCCGAATCTCACGATAAGAATCTCAAGTCGGCTGAAGCCGAGCTCAAGACCCAAAGCGCCCTCATTGAAAAAGAAAAAATAGAAGCCCGTGCCCGCACCGAACAGGACGAAAAGGCACTGGCGGAGTGGCAGACCAAACGGCAGGAGCTGCGGAGTGGGGTTACAGCGCAGGTGCTGGAGCACTACGACCGCATCTTGCCGGTACGCAAGACGGCCCTGGCAGAAGCAATAGGCCAGAAATGTTCGGGTTGCAATGTCATGCTGCGCCCGCAGAAATACGACGAAATCCGCAGCAACGCCCAAATCATCACTTGTGATTCGTGCAGCCGCTTCTTGTTCTACGATCCATCCCACGAACCTCCTCCTCCGCCGGTCAAGCCAGTTCGCAAGCGGAAGGCCAAGTCTGAACCGACAGACAAGCCAGGGGAAGAGGCCGCCATCGAAGCCGACCAGGCCCCTGCCAGTCCGTAA